In the Chloroflexaceae bacterium genome, GGAGGCGGAAGATGCTTCCCCTTCGCTTCGCTCAGGGCTTCGGCTTCTTCGCTCAGCATGACCGGGCGAGCGAAATACCGGAAAACTACATTCACAGACTACTAGGTTTTTCGGTAACCCCGCCCCCTCCCCAACCCCTCTCAGGTGTAGGGTTTTTCGAGCGAGAAGGGGTTTTCGGCATTCCAATGCGCTTCCGATCCTCACCCCCCTGCCCCCCTCTCCACCTATGGTGGAGAGGGGGAGTTGGGCGTCCCAATGCCCCAGATCGCGAATGTGACGCGAGGATGTGCCGGAAAACCCTACACCTGAGAACTCCCCAACCCTCCCCCGCTGCGGGAGGAAGCCCGGCGCCTTCCCCCAACGGGGGGAGGTTGGGAGGGGGGCGGAAGTGCAAGGAAACGTCATCCACAGCCTGTTAAGGGATCTGAAAACGCCTCACACCTCCACACCTCCACACCTCCACACCTCCACACCTCCACACCCCCTCACACCATCTCCACGTATTCTTGCTTCACCAGATCGCGCTCATGCACGCCGGCGATGGCGAGGAGTTCGCCAATTAGCGCGGCGCGCTCGGCGGCGTCGCGGCTGCTCCAGGTGCGGCTCTTGATCTCCAGGTAGGGGCCCGAGTCGCTGCCGCCAAGGAGGGTATCGAGATTGATGGCGAAATCATGCTCCCGGTACATGATCCGCCAGCGCCGCCGGCGTTTCTCCAGCTCGACCACCCTGTCGGGCTGAAAATACTCGCGGTAGAAGCGCACGGTACGGTCGGCGCGGGCGGTGTAGCGAGCGCGCGAGAGCACGATGGCATGAGGGTACTCCCCGCGGATGGCCTCGGCCATCAGGGTGAGGGTGTACTTCGGTTCGAGGCGCGCGCCGGGATCGGTGCGATGATCCTCGCGGATGCGAATACGCTCGCGATTTTTGAACAGAAAGTACGTATCATATTGCGTGCGAATGCTGCTCTTGGTGATCGTAACCCGCGGATCTTCGAGGAGGCGGCGCACCTTGCCCTCGCCATCGGGGCCGAGACGCGCCTTGACCTGGATCTCGAAGATCTCGGCCTGCTGCACCCCGCCGAGAGCCAGGATCTTCGCCATCAGGTTGCGCTCGCGGGAGGCCAGGAACTCATCAATGCGCGCCGAGATAGCCTGGGCGCGAGCCAGAATGGCCTCCTCGTCGAGGGTCAGCAGGGCGCGGTCGCGCACCAGCATCCGCCCATCAACGAGCACGTGACGCACATCGGCGGCGCGGGCGCCGTAGACCAGGTGCGAGTAGATCGCTTCGGGGCTGTAGAAGTAGCGCGGCGCGCTGTGGAGCTTGCCCAGCTCCACCACAGTGATGTCGGCTCGCTTGTGCGGCTCCAGGGACCCGACGAGGTGCTCCAGATGCACAGCGCGCGCGCCCCAGCACGTCGCCAGCGCCAGAGCCTCGCGGGCGGTCACCGCGGTCGGGTCGCCGCTGACGCCTTTAGGCAACAGGGCCGCGAGCTGGATCTCGGTGAACATATCCTGATCGTCGTTGGAGGCCGGCCCATCGGTGCCCAGACCAGTGCGCACGCCAGCGTCAATCAGCCGCTTGTAGGGGGCAATGCCGCTGGCCAGTTTGAGGTTGCTGGTGGGGCAGGGCACGGCCCCGACGCGGGCCTCGCGCAGCAGGCGGATGTCATCGTCGGTGGCGTGGGTGCAATGGGCGGCGATACAGGGCACATCGAAGGCCCCAACGCGCCGGGCGTAGCGGATGGGCGTCACCTCGCGCTCGCGAATGCTCTCCTCAACCTCGCGGGCGGTCTCCGAGAGATGGGTGATCAACGGCACGCCATACTTGCGGCACAGCGCCGCCGCCTCCTGGTAGATCCGGTCGGTGCAGGTGTAGGGCGCGTGGGGCGCGACCGTGGGCACGATCCGCTCATGGCCGCACCACTCCTCGATGAAGCGCCGCGCGCGCTCGAGGCCCTCGTCGAACGAGGCGGCGTCGGGGGTGGGCAGGCGCATCACCGTCTGGCCGCAGATGGCGCGCATGCCGGCCTCGTCGGCGGCTCGCGCCACCTGGTCCTCGAAGTAGTACATATCCACGAAGGTCGTCGTGCCGCCGCGCAGCATCTCGGCGCAAGAGAGCAGCGTGCCGACGTAGGAGAACTCCTCGTCCACGAACTTGCTCTCCACCGGGAACATATAACCGAAGAGCCAGACATCGAGTTGCTGGTCGGCGGTCATACCGCGCAGCAGGCTCATGGGCACGTGGGCGTGGCCGTTAATCAGGCCGGGGATGACGGCGCAGCCAGTGCAATCTATCGTTTCACGGGCAGCGTAGCGCCGCGCCAGTTCGTTTGCCGGCCCCACGGCGACGATCTCGCGCCCGCGCACCGCCACGGCCCCTTCGGGGATGATCGTCCAGGCCGCGTCCATCGTCACCACGGTTCCGCCGGCAAGTAGGAGGTCTATTGGTTCGGACATGTCCGTACTCCTTCTTCCTCCCCCGGTACGATATCGGGGACGTTTCCCGACATTGTACCAGAGGCCCCGCTGGACAGGGGTTTCCCCACCCTTTTAGTCTGTAAACAGAATCTGTCGCTAAACCCCCACCCCCTCCCCAACCCTCCCCCGCTGGGGGAGGGCGCCCGCCTCCTCCCCCCAACGGGGGAGGCCGGGAGGGGGGCGGAAAGGCAAGGAAACTTCGTTCACGGACTAATCAGGATGAACGGAAGAAGTTCTCAGGAGGGCGTCGCCCTCCCGGCTCCTCCCTGGCAGGACGGGTCGGCGGGGGAGACCGATCGCCCCGTCGGGGCGGAGGCGCGGGGAAACCCGGTTTCCCCACGCCCACACATTTCACCTGCCCTGTGCTATACTCCGCAGAGGAGGAGTTCGATGCGCGTCCCGCAGGTTACACACGGTTCGACGCTCCCCTGGCTTGTCGCGGGCGGGACGGGGCTGGTCGGGGCCGTGGCGATCATTGTCTGGCTGGAGCGAGCCCTGGCGCCGGGCGCGGGCTGGGTCTGGCTGGCGCTGACCGCGGCTCTCGGAGGCGCT is a window encoding:
- a CDS encoding amidohydrolase, which encodes MSEPIDLLLAGGTVVTMDAAWTIIPEGAVAVRGREIVAVGPANELARRYAARETIDCTGCAVIPGLINGHAHVPMSLLRGMTADQQLDVWLFGYMFPVESKFVDEEFSYVGTLLSCAEMLRGGTTTFVDMYYFEDQVARAADEAGMRAICGQTVMRLPTPDAASFDEGLERARRFIEEWCGHERIVPTVAPHAPYTCTDRIYQEAAALCRKYGVPLITHLSETAREVEESIREREVTPIRYARRVGAFDVPCIAAHCTHATDDDIRLLREARVGAVPCPTSNLKLASGIAPYKRLIDAGVRTGLGTDGPASNDDQDMFTEIQLAALLPKGVSGDPTAVTAREALALATCWGARAVHLEHLVGSLEPHKRADITVVELGKLHSAPRYFYSPEAIYSHLVYGARAADVRHVLVDGRMLVRDRALLTLDEEAILARAQAISARIDEFLASRERNLMAKILALGGVQQAEIFEIQVKARLGPDGEGKVRRLLEDPRVTITKSSIRTQYDTYFLFKNRERIRIREDHRTDPGARLEPKYTLTLMAEAIRGEYPHAIVLSRARYTARADRTVRFYREYFQPDRVVELEKRRRRWRIMYREHDFAINLDTLLGGSDSGPYLEIKSRTWSSRDAAERAALIGELLAIAGVHERDLVKQEYVEMV